The window GACAGTCAATGCTCGCTGTCCATGCAAATGGTGTAAAAGATCACAGAATTGTAGGTTCAATAGGTGCTATCCCGTATGTAGAAAACCTGAATGAGGATGTAATTGCCCGTTTCCAGCAGCAGGTCCAGACCGTAAACCTGCTGGACACAGAAGATATGGGTGCAATCACAGCCAAGGTAAGGGAACTTGTATCAAAGGACCCTGGTGCCTTTGATGCAGAACCAATGGTCGTGGTAATCAGCGACGAGGGAGAAGAAGAAGAAGATGCTGGAGTCATCAGGCCGGTATCCGGTGAGATTGCAGTCATCCGCAGCAGGCTAAAAGGCATTGAAGCCCGGATGCTTGACATAGGAAACTTAAACAAGTTCCACTCAGGGGTTCATGCAGGAAAGGTCGAAGGTGCCATGATCGGGTTGACAATAACCATATCCCTGCTTGGGTTATTACTGCTCGGGAGGTAATGAGAATGGCAGAAGAATACGGAAAAGGAGTGCCAATGGTGCTCAACCCTCAGATGGGCGCAATTGACGCTACTGTTGAGAGCATTCGGTACAGAGCACAGCTGATTGCGAGGAACCAGAAGCTGGATTCCGGGGTAATGGCCACCGGAGTTATCGGCTTTGCAGGAGGCTTCCTCTTTGGCCTGCTGATGGTGATCATACTCCCGTTAATGGTCGGTCTCTAAGCTTGAGAGGTGAAACTATGGAAGGAAAAGCACCAGCAGCGTTTGTAGATCCAGCCGAGTTTAACGAAGTAATGAAAAGGCTCGAAAAGATCGATGAAAAGGTTGAGTTTGTCAACAGTGAAGTTGCACAGAGAATCGGAAAGAAGGTAGGAAGAGACATCGGAATTCTGTACGGCGCAGTGATAGGACTGCTTCTCTTCCTGATCTATGTCTCGGTATCATCAATGTTCACAATGTAATGAGGAATCAAAATGTTCAAGTTTGACAAGAAACAGGAAGTTTACGAGATAGGTGGAGTTAAGTTCGGCGGACAG is drawn from Methanosarcina lacustris Z-7289 and contains these coding sequences:
- the mtrF gene encoding tetrahydromethanopterin S-methyltransferase subunit F — protein: MRMAEEYGKGVPMVLNPQMGAIDATVESIRYRAQLIARNQKLDSGVMATGVIGFAGGFLFGLLMVIILPLMVGL
- the mtrA gene encoding tetrahydromethanopterin S-methyltransferase subunit A, which encodes MVNKREPAPGWPILKGEYEIGDVKSCVAVITCASHLAGKPILDAGAAITGSCKTENLGIEKVVAGIIANPNIRFLVVTGSEVKGHVTGQSMLAVHANGVKDHRIVGSIGAIPYVENLNEDVIARFQQQVQTVNLLDTEDMGAITAKVRELVSKDPGAFDAEPMVVVISDEGEEEEDAGVIRPVSGEIAVIRSRLKGIEARMLDIGNLNKFHSGVHAGKVEGAMIGLTITISLLGLLLLGR
- the mtrG gene encoding tetrahydromethanopterin S-methyltransferase subunit MtrG; its protein translation is MEGKAPAAFVDPAEFNEVMKRLEKIDEKVEFVNSEVAQRIGKKVGRDIGILYGAVIGLLLFLIYVSVSSMFTM